One Triticum dicoccoides isolate Atlit2015 ecotype Zavitan chromosome 5B, WEW_v2.0, whole genome shotgun sequence genomic window carries:
- the LOC119308156 gene encoding uncharacterized protein LOC119308156: MPEYLRLLLAQDKWAEAEAYVAGLVDMEDCSRLASLVLARIRVFGVMSKFAVGEASTVSAASFRRAEAGLLAHPELHAVRPVLDSMRSDPDKASRLYAHIHPGAEAIMKWAAKCPEFKSKIRAPPRCPFDRT; this comes from the exons ATGCCGGAGTACCTGCGGCTGCTGCTGGCCCAGGACAAGTGGGCGGAAGCCGAGGCGTACGTGGCGGGCCTCGTCGACATGGAGGACTGCAGCCGGCTGGCCAGCCTCGTCCTCGCACGCATCCGCGTCTTCGGCGTCATGTCCAAGTTCGCCGTCGGGGAGGCCAGCACCGTCTCCGCCGCTTCCTTCCGACGCGCCGAGGCCGGCCTCCTCGCCCATCCCGAGCTGCACGCTGTCCGCCCCGTCCTCGATTCCATGCGCTCCGACCCAGACAA GGCCTCAAGGCTGTATGCGCACATCCATCCCGGGGCAGAGGCCATCATGAAGTGGGCCGCCAAGTGCCCGGAGTTCAAATCCAAGATTCGAGCACCGCCTCGTTGCCCCTTCGATCgtacctag